The Centroberyx gerrardi isolate f3 chromosome 24, fCenGer3.hap1.cur.20231027, whole genome shotgun sequence genome includes a region encoding these proteins:
- the LOC139917035 gene encoding uncharacterized protein LOC139917035 — protein sequence MDGVLNYQPGAAAHSETMEPSSTEPTLPTHPQSFFNVEAGGKPQSIWSADEVQALVKLWADRSVQEQLQSTLRNNKIFTRLSSELASLGFYKAPNRCREKIKKLKQEYKRIKSLGGPNRRERRWFVIMDSVLDPQFAGEAPVDSSSASRLMDSAQPSSPCLGFDKSEKSPCWSPTEVQDVLGYQPGTLGLEPVNSAESTMNDSHLVPNYNAGAGRERISWSPEEVEDLVMLWADNSVQEQLLSTYRNEKIFTSLSSRLMLMGYNKTGSQCRAKIKKLKQEYKRIKDTGALSHQHSKWFIIMDDILSHQQDTLPSEEVDSAQTLLRSTLPSWSVKVENSDVSQSGLFPDEGPSVSHDPSGCEVKTCAAALEPTLQDVPLEDRNHCVWLPDEVQVLLTLWAEPNVQEQLLSTVRNNRVFTYLSNQLASVGFNKTPHQCRIKVKKLKQGYKKIKCVKGSKHIQSRWFAIMDSVLDPGGENVENETNDSKEADSPAALMHPGSPEDEHTNDKLRTIWTPDEVQVLLAWWAEGSVQEQLTSTVRNEKVFAQLSSELAALGFDKTPNQCRFKIKKLKQEYKRVKEQKDSKHRQSRWFAVMDNVLGHQGQETEAEEAAGVMDSAPASLETSQHGFPEKVEDLGGRLSLSALSLLVPTLRLMCAFAWQVVQHCNVMHYGKVEELVRLVTELVPELLTPRETVQLLLRLRARLVLELCRSESTANPLVIQPHLKVIHNLAKGSNYAQQDSEELENSKSNFVEIVHTLLKDPEERRTFFKEVFPIHYGQQYEATLHTLVWKFISRLDKLLPIPDVKQTAEWLSTAPAVMEECGQLVLEPDQLQTLLLYHHRQQRNMDKCYSSPTHDTVLSTLSLPHKAKPRQEYRSKCRRYRTESISDRDNQDEGESDHSREEEEEEEADEAKQSDDEWTPEDCSRRSEVLRLKVKPRKALVPVKHPDFRRLAPLRLHTCSLCPYSHSQVAGLLQHIRREHLVQEPSRTETGDGPQQGETDTCIAAMRRRIHTCNRCGKVFKKLSTLTRHIGTHTLPFHCDQCDKRYSCKGLLTKHRRVHTGERPYKCSHCGRGFMCSATLRMHVRTHTGDRPYKCHICGKTSIQHLARHMLMHKGEKNYLCTECGKAFLSSGELRLHMRYHTGERPYTCKQCGRGFIAKCHLTIHTRSHTGERPYSCSQCPKSFPTSNLLKRHMFIHFDKKPFQCFKCGKGFTQAHTMKMHIRTRKCKWEEMGQSAPGLSHVTRFKKGTAGFGFSNGKMDPPLSVSTLQLLVPPLRLMSACMWQVAQHQSSKHYGQLEEFVCLVTQTIPQVLTHRKKTLLILGLRAKIMFEQFNVENTCDIQAFLNKIGSFQIIEASDVEAPVAEFLKFSQTVLANQEESQHFLQEVFLVEFKPHFDAALLSLVCDFLSQLEERLPVPNFKQVASFFNGNSYLDNGLWSGLHTDNLKSLLESHRCFLKFDRNADKSAPVHLPSPAGSRELSSVDLSTLDTGCLSSYQCPQCGKNFAYQFQLVNHQQVHKEGGQFKCFECGKTFRFSTSLSNHKKTLCKQVAYSCLKCGDGFTSFRLKLAHRCSSNHPVQATEGRKSQEKQTFDCQKCGMSFRFFNSFKYHVEWEHRLKRSSRQKVQESALDIPVATETKEDTRNELDAEDQRTPLQCSHCPKSFSRAEELKIHLESHQPLDCHKCGKSFANLSNLVLHVQQHEVQAAEKKGKPRSVSLSSSSKTSSQNSLLCGHCDMSFAGVNELQDHRRAHNIEDQIDCHKCGMSFTDLASLVQHVNQHNTNTPTSFLCHQCGKLFRSNGYLKQHMKIHSNDRAHCCSYCGKCFSQRGNLTVHIRLHTGEKPYTCMDCGKSFPSAGELQVHRRFHTRTKPYQCKECNARFFTASHLGLHMRNHRGERPHACPVCGKRFLRPTCLRNHLLVHSGLRAFSCPHCSKMFKRKSHLSSHIKNNHQRHEPEHESSDS from the exons ATGGATGGTGTCCTCAACTACCAGCCTGGGGCAGCAGCACATTCAGAGACAATGGAGCCGTCCTCTACAGAGCCCACACTGCCCACTCATCCACAGTCTTTCTTCAACGTGGAGGCCGGCG GTAAGCCGCAGTCCATCTGGTCGGCCGACGAGGTTCAGGCGTTGGTGAAACTCTGGGCCGACAGAAGTGTGCAAGAGCAGCTTCAGTCGACGCTGAGAAACAACAAGATTTTCACCCGACTGAGTTCAGAGCTCGCCTCCCTGGGCTTTTACAAGGCACCGAACCGCTGCAGGGAAAAGATTAAAAAGCTGAAGCAAGAATATAAAAGAATCAAGAGCTTGGGTGGACCCAACCGACGAGAGAGAAGATGGTTTGTCATCATGGACAGCGTGCTTGATCCTCAGTTTGCAG GTGAGGCGCCTGTAGACTCAAGTTCAGCATCCAGGCTTATGGACTCAGCTCAGCCTTCCAGCCCTTGTTTAGGATTTGACAAATCAG aGAAAAGTCCATGTTGGTCACCTACTGAAGTTCAAGATGTCCTTGGTTACCAACCAGGCACTTTGGGATTAGAGCCAGTAAATTCTGCAGAGTCCACCATGAATGATTCCCACTTAGTACCAAATTATAATG CAGGCGCTGGTAGAGAACGAATCAGCTGGTCTCCTGAGGAGGTTGAAGACTTGGTGATGCTTTGGGCGGACAACAGTGTGCAGGAGCAGCTTCTCTCTACATacagaaatgagaaaatctTCACCAGTCTCAGCTCGCGGCTCATGTTGATGGGCTATAACAAGACGGGCAGTCAGTGCCGAGCGAAAATCAAAAAGCTGAAGCAAGAGTACAAAAGGATCAAGGACACCGGGGCCTTGAGCCACCAACACAGCAAGTGGTTCATCATTATGGATGACATCCTCAGCCACCAGCAAGACACACTGCCATCTGAAGAGGTGGATTCTGCCCAAACGCTCCTCAGGTCCACCCTGCCCAGCTGGTCTGTAAAGGTGGAAAATTCAG ATGTGTCACAGTCTGGTTTGTTCCCTGATGAGGGTCCAAGTGTCTCTCATGATCCATCTGGATGTGAAGTGAAAACCTGCGCTGCAGCTTTAGAACCGACTTTGCAGGATGTTCCTCTTGAAG ATAGAAACCACTGCGTCTGGCTGCCCGACGAAGTCCAAGTGCTCCTGACCCTCTGGGCAGAGCCGAACGTTCAGGAACAGCTTCTCTCCACGGTGAGAAACAACAGAGTCTTCACCTACCTCAGCAATCAGCTCGCCTCGGTGGGGTTCAACAAGACGCCACACCAGTGCAggataaaagtgaaaaagctgAAACAGGGCTACAAAAAAATCAAGTGCGTGAAAGGCTCCAAACACATTCAAAGCAGGTGGTTTGCCATTATGGATAGTGTCCTCGACCCAGGaggagaaaatgttgaaaatgagaCAAATGATTCGAAGGAGGCAGATTCACCTGCAGCGCTGATGCATCCTGGATCCCCTGAAGATGAGCATACAAATG ATAAATTGCGGACTATTTGGACGCCTGACGAAGTCCAAGTGCTGCTGGCCTGGTGGGCAGAGGGGAGTGTCCAGGAGCAGCTCACATCGACGGTGAGAAACGAGAAAGTCTTTGCCCAGCTAAGCTCGGAGCTCGCCGCCCTGGGTTTCGATAAGACCCCGAACCAGTGCAGGTTTAAGATAAAAAAGCTGAAACAGGAGTACAAAAGGGTCAAGGAGCAGAAAGACTCGAAACACCGACAAAGCAGATGGTTTGCCGTCATGGATAACGTCCTCGGCCATCAAGGGCAAGAGACTGAGGCTGAGGAAGCAGCCGGAGTCATGGATTCAGCTCCTGCGTCTCTGGAAACATCACAGCACGGCTTCCCTGAAAAGGTGGAAGACTTAG GCGGTCGCTTGTCCCTCTCAGCCTTGTCTCTTCTGGTTCCAACCTTGCGTCTGATGTGCGCATTTGCGTGGCAAGTGGTTCAGCATTGTAATGTGATGCATTACGGGAAGGTGGAGGAGCTGGTGAGACTGGTGACGGAGTTGGTTCCAGAGCTGCTGACTCCCAGAGAGACGGTTCAGCTGCTGCTCCGACTAAGGGCGAGG CTGGTGTTGGAGTTGTGTCGCAGTGAGAGCACAGCTAACCCGCTGGTTATCCAGCCGCACCTCAAGGTGATACACAACCTGGCGAAAGGCTCCAACTATGCCCAGCAG GACAGTGAGGAGTTGGAGAACTCAAAGTCAAACTTTGTGGAGATTGTTCATACCTTGCTGAAGgacccagaggagaggaggacattTTTCAAG GAGGTCTTCCCCATTCACTATGGCCAACAGTATGAAGCAACACTGCATACATTAGTGTGGAAATTCATCTCCAGACTGGATAAACTGTTGCCTATACCAGATGTCAAACAG ACTGCAGAGTGGCTCAGCACTGCCCCCGCTGTCATGGAAGAATGTGGACAACTGGTTTTGGAACCAGATCAACTGCAGACACTGCTGCTCTACCATCACCGACAGCAAAGAAACATGGACAAAT GCTACTCCTCTCCTACTCACGATACGGTTTTGTCTACACTGTCTCTTCCTCACAAAGCAAAACCAAGGCAGGAGTACAGAAGTAAATGCAGGAGATACAGAACAGAATCAATATCAGACAGGGACAACCAAGATGAAGGAGAATCTGatcacagcagagaggaggaggaggaggaggaggctgatgaAGCAAAGCAGAGCGATGATGAATGGACTCCAGAGGACTGTAGCAGAAGAAGTGAAGTCCTGAGGTTGAAAGTTAAGCCAAGGAAGGCCCTGGTCCCTGTGAAGCACCCAG ACTTCCGTCGCCTCGCACCATTAAGACTGCACACCTGCTCTTTGTGCCCCTACTCTCACAGCCAAGTGGCAGGTCTTCTGCAGCACATCAGGAGGGAGCATCTGGTCCAGGAGCCCAGCCGGACGGAGACGGGCGACGGTCCCCAGCAGGGCGAGACCGACACGTGCATCGCCGCGATGAGGAGGAGAATCCACACGTGCAACCGCTGCGGGAAGGTGTTCAAGAAGCTGTCGACTCTGACCCGCCACATAGGAACCCACACTCTACCGTTCCACTGCGACCAGTGCGACAAGAGATACTCCTGCAAGGGGCTGCTGACCAAGCACCGGCGCGTTCACACGGGCGAGAGGCCGTACAAGTGTTCGCACTGCGGCCGGGGCTTCATGTGCTCCGCCACGCTCAGGATGCACGTTCGCACTCACACGGGAGACCGGCCCTATAAATGTCACATTTGCGGGAAGACTTCGATTCAGCATCTGGCGAGACACATGCTGATGCACAAAGGGGAAAAGAACTACCTGTGTACAGAATGCGGGAAGGCTTTTCTCTCCTCCGGCGAGCTGAGGCTGCACATGAGGTATCACACGGGCGAGCGGCCGTACACCTGCAAGCAGTGCGGGAGAGGTTTCATCGCAAAGTGCCACTTGACGATTCATACGCGAAGTCATACGGGAGAGCGGCCTTACAGTTGCAGTCAGTGCCCGAAATCCTTTCCCACTTCTAATTTGCTGAAAAGACACATGTTCATCCACTTTGACAAAAAACCCTTCCAGTGTTTCAAGTGTGGGAAAGGATTCACGCAAGCGCACACTATGAAAATGCATATTCGGACACGCAAATGTAAATGGGAGGAGAT GGGGCAGTCTGCACCAGGTTTGTCTCATGTCACCAGATTCAAGAAAGGAACCGCAGGTTTTGGGTTCAGTAATGGAAAGATGG ATCCTCCACTCTCAGTTTCTACCTTGCAGCTTCTGGTGCCGCCCCTGAGACTCATGTCAGCTTGCATGTGGCAGGTGGCACAACATCAGAGCAGCAAGCACTACGGACAGCTAgaggagtttgtctgtctggtGACTCAAACCATCCCTCAGGTTCTGACCCACAGAAAGAAAACGCTCCTCATTTTGGGTCTGAGAGCGAAG ATCATGTTTGAGCAATTCAATGTGGAGAACACATGTGACATCCAAGCCTTCCTCAACAAGATAGGATCCTTTCAAATCATTGAG GCCAGTGATGTGGAAGCACCTGTTGCTGAATTCCTCAAGTTCTCCCAAACTGTACTGGCAAACCAAGAGGAAAGTCAGCACTTTCTCCAG GAAGTGTTTCTTGTGGAGTTCAAACCACATTTTGATGCAGCGCTGCTTTCCCTGGTCTGTGATTTCCTCTCACAGCTAGAGGAACGGCTTCCAGTCCCAAACTTCAAACAG GTTGCTTCATTTTTTAATGGCAACTCATACCTGGACAACGGTCTCTGGTCTGGTTTGCACACAGATAATCTTAAGAGTTTGCTTGAGAGCCACAGATGTTTCCTTAAATTTGACAGAAATG CAGACAAATCAGCACCCGTTCACCTTCCTTCACCTGCAGGATCTAGAGAGTTGAGTTCTGTGGATTTGAGCACACTGGACACTGGATGTCTCAGCTCTTACCAGTGCCCTCAATGTGGGAAGAATTTTGCATACCAGTTCCAGCTGGTCAACCACCAACAGGTCCACAAGGAAGGAGGACAGTTTAAGTGCTTTGAATGTGGAAAGACTTTCAGATTCTCAACAAGTCTTTCCAATCACAAGAAGACTTTGTGCAAGCAGGTGGCATACAGCTGCCTAAAGTGTGGGGACGGTTTCACATCTTTCCGCTTGAAGTTGGCACACCGGTGTTCATCGAACCATCCTGTCCAGGCCACCGAAGGCAGAAAAAGTCAGGAGAAACAAACATTTGACTGCCAGAAATGTGGAATGTCTTTCAGGTTCTTCAATAGTTTTAAATACCATGTGGAGTGGGAGCACAGATTGAAGAGGAGCTCGAGGCAAAAGGTGCAGGAATCAGCACTAGACATCCCTGTTGCTACTGAGACGAAAGAAGACACGAGAAATGAGCTGGACGCTGAAGATCAGAGAACCCCACTGCAGTGCAGTCACTGCCCTAAAAGCTTTAGTAGAGCAGAGGAATTAAAAATCCATTTAGAAAGTCATCAACCACTTGACTGTCACAAATGCGGGAAGTCCTTCGCTAACTTGAGCAACCTTGTGCTCCATGTGCAACAACACGAGGTCCAGGCTgctgaaaagaaaggaaagccAAGATCAGTGTCTCTGTCCAGTAGTAGCAAGACATCCAGTCAAAACTCACTGCTGTGTGGTCACTGTGATATGAGCTTTGCCGGTGTCAACGAGCTGCAAGACCATAGAAGAGCACACAACATTGAAGACCAAATTGACTGTCACAAATGTGGGATGTCTTTCACTGACTTGGCTTCCCTCGTGCAGCACGTAAATCAGCACAACACAAATACTCCCACCTCTTTCCTCTGCCACCAGTGCGGCAAACTTTTCCGCTCAAACGGATACCTCAAGCAACACATGAAAATTCATTCAAATGACCGAGCCCACTGCTGCAGCTACtgtggaaaatgtttcagcCAAAGAGGGAATCTCACAGTGCACATAAGGCTGCACACAGGGGAGAAGCCATATACCTGCATGGACTGCGGTAAGAGTTTTCCTTCGGCAGGTGAACTCCAGGTGCATCGGCGTTTTCATACAAGGACAAAACCCTACCAGTGCAAGGAGTGCAATGCTCGCTTTTTCACTGCAAGCCATTTGGGACTCCACATGCGAAATCACAGAGGAGAGCGACCGCACGCGTGCCCCGTCTGTGGGAAGCGCTTTTTGCGACCAACTTGTTTAAGGAATCATCTCTTAGTTCATTCTGGACTGAGAGCGTTTTCATGCCCTCACTGTTCGAAAATGTTCAAACGCAAAAGCCACCTTAGTAGtcacattaaaaacaatcaTCAGAGACATGAGCCTGAACATGAGTCCAGTGACTCATGA
- the LOC139917044 gene encoding high affinity choline transporter 1-like, whose product MAVNWLGLLSMGVFYLIVLGTGLWASRKSKREEKKCTGNRSEVTMVGGRDLNIWVSIFTMTATWVGGGYILGNAEVIYDPTRGLAWAVGPFATFLNLIVGGLFFIKPVRVKNYVTLMDLFQEKYGSTVTAILFIPSFFADIFWVACVLGALGGTVSVILDISSPLAVAVSAAVAVVYTLMGGLYSVAYTDVIQLSFMLLGLWFCVPFVLSSPSSAYLTETAVTKLYQEPWLGKLELADIGRWIDDVLILVLGGVCYQAFYQRVLATATVAQAQITCYVAAGLCIILGIPSLLIGAVAASTDWNQTTFGVPSPYEQGKAGIILPIALQYLCPPIISLVGVGALAAAVMSSIDSALLSAASQFARNIYKSIIHKKASEETILIVVKVSIVLIGVIGAVLAMATSSVHLFWILSGDVMYSVMCAQVMCVFFLPQRVNQYGACTGLVVGLLLRALVGEPLLGIPDLLPLPGDKIREDGLRVRLFPFRTAIMLITTGTIVLVSRLAVYLSEKRLLSGNVHRPVHCELLRPIHKDVDENDGLNKEQPHSPGSNEEVGKC is encoded by the exons ATGGCGGTAAACTGGCTAGGACTGCTGTCCATGGGAGTGTTTTACCTGATTGTGCTGGGCACAGGCTTGTGGGCATCCAGGAAGTCCAAACGTGAGGAGAAGAAGTGCACAGGAAACCGCAGTGAGGTTACCATGGTCGGAGGGCGGGACCTCAACATCTGGGTCAGCATCTTTACTATGACag CTACTTGGGTGGGAGGAGGCTACATTTTGGGTAATGCTGAAGTAATCTACGACCCTACGCGAGGCTTGGCCTGGGCCGTTGGACCTTTTGCCACCTTCCTCAACCTGATTGTTG GAGGACTCTTCTTTATCAAACCAGTCCGGGTGAAGAACTATGTCACCCTCATGGACCTGTTTCAAGAGAAATATGGCAGCACTGTGACTGCCATTCTCTTCATCCCCTCTTTCTTCGCAGATATCTTCTGGGTAGCATGTGTGCTTGGTGCATTGG GAGGAACAGTGAGCGTGATCCTGGACATCTCTTCCCCGCTGGCTGTGGCCGTGTCTGCAGCTGTGGCAGTTGTTTACACCTTGATGGGAGGCCTGTACTCTGTGGCCTATACTGACGTCATCCAGCTTAGCTTCATGCTCCTCGGCTTG tGGTTCTGCGTGCCCTTCGTACTGTCAAGCCCCTCCTCTGCTTACCTCACTGAGACAGCAGTGACCAAACTGTACCAGGAGCCATGGTTAGGCAAGCTGGAGCTGGCAGATATAGGCCGCTGGATAGATGACGTACTGATACTG GTGCTTGGAGGTGTCTGCTACCAGGCCTTCTACCAGAGAGTCCTTGCCACAGCCACTGTCGCCCAAGCTCAGATCACCTGTTATGTTGCAGCAGGACTCTGCATCATCCTTGGCATCCCGTCGTTACTCATTGGGGCAGTGGCGGCCTCCACAG ATTGGAACCAGACCACCTTTGGTGTGCCCAGTCCATATGAACAGGGCAAAGCTGGTATAATCCTGCCCATTGCCCTACAGTATCTCTGCCCACCCATCATCTCCCTGGTGGGTGTCGGGGcacttgctgctgctgtgatgtcatcaattGACTCCGCCCTTCTGTCCGCTGCCTCCCAGTTTGCTCGAAACATTTACAAGAGCATCATCCACAAGAAG GCATCAGAAGAAACAATCTTAATCGTGGTTAAGGTGTCAATCGTCTTGATTGGGGTGATTGGGGCAGTCCTGGCCATGGCAACATCCTCTGTGCACCTGTTTTGGATTCTCAGTGGGGATGTCATGTATTCGGTGATGTGTGCCCAGGTGATGTGTGTCTTCTTCTTACCCCAGCGGGTCAACCAGTACGGGGCCTGTACCGGCCTTGTGGTGGGACTACTGCTGCGAGCGCTGGTTGGGGAACCCTTACTAGGCATCCCTGACCTGCTGCCCCTGCCGGGGGATAAGATACGCGAGGATGGTCTCCGTGTGCGCTTGTTCCCCTTTCGCACTGCCATCATGCTCATCACCACTGGAACTATTGTGCTTGTGTCACGATTGGCTGTCTACCTATCTGAGAAGAGGCTACTGAGTGGGAATGTCCACAGACCTGTACACTGTGAACTACTACGACCAATCCATAAAGATGTGGATGAAAATGATGGACTAAACAAGGAACAGCCCCACTCTCCAGGGAGCAATGAGGAAGTGGGGAAATGTTGA